Proteins from one Mycolicibacter virginiensis genomic window:
- a CDS encoding DUF3145 domain-containing protein gives MRATNQFADVTSGVVYIHASPAAVCPHVEWALTSALGARNGQAKLNWTPQPAMPGQLRAVVNWVGPVGTGAQLASALRSWSVLRFEVTEDPSAGVDGQRFSHTPQLGLWSGTMSANGDVMVGENRLRTLMAAGADALAAELETVLGTAWDDALEAYRDGGEGAEVSWLSRGVG, from the coding sequence ATGCGCGCGACGAATCAATTCGCCGACGTGACCAGCGGCGTGGTGTACATCCACGCCTCGCCCGCGGCGGTGTGCCCGCACGTCGAGTGGGCACTGACCTCGGCTTTGGGTGCCCGAAACGGCCAGGCGAAGCTCAACTGGACGCCGCAACCGGCCATGCCGGGACAGCTGCGAGCCGTGGTCAACTGGGTCGGACCGGTGGGAACCGGCGCCCAGCTGGCCAGTGCGCTGCGCTCCTGGTCGGTGCTGCGGTTCGAAGTCACCGAAGACCCCAGCGCCGGAGTCGACGGCCAGCGGTTCAGCCACACCCCGCAGCTCGGCCTGTGGAGCGGAACGATGAGCGCCAACGGCGACGTGATGGTCGGGGAGAACCGCCTGCGCACGCTGATGGCCGCCGGCGCCGACGCGCTGGCCGCCGAGCTGGAGACGGTGCTCGGCACGGCCTGGGATGATGCACTCGAGGCTTATCGTGACGGCGGTGAGGGCGCGGAGGTGTCCTGGCTCAGCCGCGGTGTGG